In one Solanum dulcamara chromosome 1, daSolDulc1.2, whole genome shotgun sequence genomic region, the following are encoded:
- the LOC129892418 gene encoding uncharacterized protein LOC129892418 has protein sequence MSLMIKKLPSLRALPDPDEHRDSRRSKLFSKEILKLQIVASSEYLYSVYESSIRYIVCLERKTCNCGKFQLDEIPCPHTIAVLKSKNVTHMHIYCSDYYKPEALTIIYEFPIVSMPDKKDCSILKEILEEFVLPPRYKRMPERPNKGRKKYSSEKIRTSINSCSRCGHEGHNRKTCNFILKEK, from the exons ATGAGCTTAATGATAAAGAAGCTTCCATCACTACGAGCTTTGCCGGATCCTGACGAACACAGAGACAGCCGAAGAAGCAAGCTTTTCTCTAAAGAAATCTTAAAACTTCAG attgttgcttcatcagaatatctttattctgtttatGAGTCAAGTATAAGATATATTGtgtgtcttgaaagaaaaacatgcaATTGTGGCAAGTTTCAATTAGATGAGATACCATGTCCACACAcaattgcagtgttgaagagcaagaatGTTACACACATGCACATATACTGTTCTGATTACTACAAGCCAGAGGCGTTGACAATTATTTATGAATTTCCAATAGTTTcaatgccagataagaaagattgTTCTATTCTgaaagaaattttggaagaattcgTCTTGCCACCAAGATACAAAAGGATGCCAGAAAGACCaaataaaggaagaaaaaagtacTCTAGTGAGAAGATAAGAACGAGCATAAATTCTTGTAGTCGTTGTGGCCATGAAGGCCACAAcagaaagacttgtaatttcattctCAAAGAGAAATGA